The genomic window tatatatcaatgaattgcctatatgaattgcctttaccttaatttattaccttatcattgacaatctcttccttgagtgcaatcgctgtatatactgtatatatttatgaccttttaacgttatataattttctataccataaaataaacaataacatgaaataaacctttcagttagcaatactaatagcacgcataggcccattgtcaatgaaacattattatttagtaaagcgacagcaccctctggtgtacaaaaaatgcaaaaaaaattttttacaaacggtgacggcgcttgaggtgtttattcacggccgacgtgcagccaagcttggcagtgaagagacaggacacaagagtgtaccctcttttatttctttgaaataagtcaatgttttggacactctggtgcgcttttttagctttgtgccgctttccccgcttgcatacagggcatccgacattctgaactttccgcgcatatatttttttaacccttcattaaccgtcgacgggatgttgtgctcgtcgacggatttacgtcatcgatgacgtcgactatgtcgactagtcgggacagctctagaatACTCTATTACTAaagtattcgatagctgcagccctagaataaaTGTCCACCGTCTCTGAAAGCGTTAACATCCTCTCTGGATTACATGataatttattaaatatttcaaaaatagatgtcttggagaaaaaaaattcccataatTGCTAAGGGAAAGATggaaaatgggggaaaaaaataacataaaaactGAGAATTCTGCCgttaaaaaaaccaaacagatgAAAGTTCAAAAACAGAAAGCTTGTAAAAGTTTTCAGTTTCATAAAGAACTTCTTAGatttgacaaattttgaatttggtttaatcattggctgccactgacgtctATTGCCAGCAGTTACACTGAAACGATCATTTAATCGTTAAAGGTCTTTGCCAGAAAACCTATGTCATTCGACATttgtaacattaaaaaaaaaaagtactataTCTTGAGCCTTGAgaatttaaaatcatttttaaaacagCTTGTCTAATGTACAAGGTGTTACATGGACTCGCCCCACCTCCCATGtcgcactttaaaaaaaaaaaaaaaaaaaaaaaaaaaaaagtcctgcaaTCACTGACTTTTAAAGGGTaagaaaacgcaaagggggtgtgagacatcaatagaaccgttatgtgccaagataacaaatattgataaagttaacaaaaaaatcaatcacattaatgagcaattatcgaaaatagatcgaaaatgacgaacatttccgaaagtgttccggaaacagccgaatggggcggggacgtcactacaagtgaatgaaagttgaggcggagccaggtgccattgttttttatcgacgagagagtagcgttcgggtttgtttgaccaaaacatcactaaaatggtttaaaactgctgtgctatgtggtgtacaaatagctatttatcggaatatagtatccatgagttcccgaacgcgaaaaaaaaaagctggactatgcagacaatgggtaaagttcgtccgtgcaaagagggctaattttctagacccagCGGAGCCTCCAGcagttttctgtggtgcgcattttccacctgaaagcttctcgaactatggacaagtgaaatcgggttttgataaaagattgctgctcaaagcagatgcgctgcccaccatacacacgcagccacctaaatgtcccgagatatcaagaaagaggacgatgactggcaaaggaggctaaggctaagcaaaggaggggagcagccaagctcgaaatggccagagtgagtactattttataataaaaaaatatcacgcattggatacaggactggacacatgtataaattatcgctcgtaaaatatatagaacaaatcctctgatcccattcatatttgtgtctgttggcatagcgaaaagctatgatagcgcaataaatgataattattctatacattattttgcggtcacggtgtatcagcttcacaaaaagaaatgcaaaataaatcattcggtgtttcccacacgatctgccgccgatgtttcatcagtgtcattgctcccctcaatgaccgtttcattacgctgaactgacgttcgtttgggctcaaattggtaacctaaaacaccaattaaagcttcgtaactatcctcgtcaccattagatgaacattcgttacgtccttctacgtcggattcgtcgctgaaactagaaacaaaattgtctgccatcatcactgccattcagtattaaagcactgagcctttttcttgttgaagaaacacccctcactgtcaattctgaattctcttttatcgaCAACgatgggtgtttcttcatgagggaacctggaatatgtgcaggacgaacacaatgcaacagcataaacagctcaaaacacccctaattctcccctcactagaaggaattatattgatgcagacaggcgctgcccccctagtggccggtggcactctcttcacttgtaatgatgtcacgcacacaatctgccagatctcgggcgccggtcgttgtagcttgacaatcgatccaaagttctctcattttcttgtgtgtaattacacgaagtggcatgatatgaatacaaaaggcatgcgtttatggataaatgatggaatattaacatttccccaggggttgacataccctttaaattCTTAGTAATCtattgtactgtactgttttattgtaatcttttgTTCTTTGTCTTTTTGTATCTTTGTGTTAACTGCCTAGAGACAGAGGATGtaaattagcttttttttttttttttgctacaatctggcatatttacatctttCAGATCTTCATCAATGTCCACTGTCcctattaaattaattaattaattaaattaatgccAGTCATCCcgtgttcaaacggattgatgtctatgatttttttttttattaaaaaaagaaaaactgaaaataacttaGATTTTGGatttgaaagaaaaacatttaaatcaaACAAATTGTTTTCAGTAAAAAGAAAATCAATACTTCAAAATATTTCAGACACTATTTTAATACATGACTgcgatttaaaaaaagataataatttcAATACATCTCCTAGGGTCGCAAAGCAAACAACGTCCATATTTCTGTCGTTACCCAATACTTCTGCAATGGCATGTCATATGATTTCAATAAGACACTCTGTCAACATATTGCACATACATACACGTGTGTTCCATAAACACGCGGAGCCTGGCAGTGTTTACTAAAAGGATGGAGTAACATGTCGCAACGTCGCTATTTAGTTACATGGAAACGCGGCTGCGCGTCTTCCAGGCTGACTTTCCTCACGTCTTGGGGCTTTTTGGGGGAaccggcattttttttttttttaccacgaaGCCGCAACGATCCCTTTAAACATTCTCAGGGTCCTCCCACCACACGGGAATTTCCAGATTGAACCACAACTAAATAAACAACCCGCGATTAATACCGTAATCCATCACATGGACGCTATTGTTCATAGTTGTACAGCCGCGAGCTAATGGGAGATAATCAACAAGCCAGTCGCACAAAACGCAACGAATTCTGTCAATTAGAAAAACACTTACAATGACAACATATTATGTAGATAATTCAAACTAAGGCGGTTCGAAATGGATACACGGCTATAAAAATCGAGTCAAGTTCgaaaaagtagccaaacaaaagaacaaaaacagctaatgtGCTATACCTGTTAGCCCTCCACGGTTAGCTACTTTAGTTTCATCCGAAAACCTTACCTAAAATTTGGCGAGACGTATGGTTCAGTATCACCTTTTGTAGATTTAGGTCAGCTCCGTGGGCATGAATAATTCGGCGCCAACACCTAGGCGCACATTTCTTGGGGTGTATTTAAAGCCCCCCTAACTATCTATCGGGTGAGTGCGCTAAATGTAGCCGCACGGTCAGTTCTTCTTCGCGACTAGTTTGAGGCGCAGCGTGATTGCGTCACAAGGCAGCCGGACAGAGACATGATATGTATGAAACTAGATGTGCGCAGTCACTGTTGTCTTGTCAATCTCTTGGGGAGAAGAGCAAAATCAAGCCTTGGTGGAGATTGGAGAACTGACACATAATGGACGCCAGTTACTTACGCCGCTGACTTGCCTTTAGTCATCTAGcattatatatgatatctacgcaGCACGCCCACTGTCTGACAAGAGAACTGACAGATGAAAATGAgatattttttaatgcaaaaattaaaaactaaaGAAAAAAGCCTAAATTAAACAAACATACAAGGCTGTGATTTAAAGTTaagtggtaaaaaaaataaaaataaaataaataataaaaaaaatataataacgtTTAGCCGAAGCTGATTGGACGAGGTGGTCAGAATATCTGCGTCGGTGATTGGACGAGAGCGGTTCATCTTGGCCCATCAGCCAATCATATGCTCTGTGCCCGTATTTGAATCCAAGTTGTTAAACCGATAGGTACTGTTGTTTGGCGAAAGCGCTAAAAAATTTATCCACTTTTTGATACTACAAATCAAATGGATTTGGATTCTCTGAAATATGCGGATCTGCGCAGCCTAGCTAAGCAGCTAGGTCTGAAGGGTAATATGAAGGTAAGGGGAACGAACGATATTCAATTCGAATGTTTTGCTTAACCACTACAAACGCGCGAATGTTTGTTGTTACAAATTACTCGTCTAACTTCTTCAAATGtctgccaataggcccccaagtTATTAAATGCCATTAAGAAGCATTATGAGCAACAAAAGGACtccgaaaaagaaaaggtgaattTTTGTATCACGTCGTGTTTGGGTGACGAAAATTTGTCAAGAGGGTTCTTATTAATGATTTATATTTTTCCATATTGACCAGGTAGAGGAGATAGAGACCAACATCACCACTGAGATGCAGGCTGAAGATTCAAGTAAGGTTTCTGCAACCCCGGTGTTTGTGAATACACGTCGAGGCAAAGTGAAAAACAAGAGTAAAAGATCTGAATCTGATGTCAAATGGGATGATGAGGTGCAGTATGCACGTTATGCTCCGAAGTCAAATCCGTGTGTGCCAGATTGAATGTTCCCCCCCCCCTAAAGGTGGTCAGTGAAATGGTCCCACTAGTCCACACCCACAAGAAGAGACGAGTGTCTCCTCGGTCCAAGACTGAGAAGAAGGAAGACAATGAGCCTCTTGTCAAATCTTCAAACAAGGATGAAGCAGGTCAGCAATGCTTTTTCCTCAATATTATCATGTTTTATTTAATCACAGTAGGAGACACATACAAAAGGTAATTCCTGTAATGTTCGTAGTAGGCCTGGGTGATAAATTGATTTTATAAATTTGAGTTTTTATATGCGAGTAATTGTTAAAATGATTAGTTTTTTGCCAAAAGGGAAATTTAGCAACAGGTTTTTCAAATCGCGAAAGTTTTTGTTTACGTAGTTGTTTGTATTTGGGGACTGACAGCACAAatatggggagaaaaaaaagactgctCAAGACAGAAGTTTTGTACGTTAGTTACGTGACTGTCGCTTAACATTGTTTAAACTTGATTTGAGCTTTCGCTGTCTGTTTTGGTGGGGAAAAAACCCCCCAACGTTTTAGGCCGCAACACTTAGCCCTGTGTCACAGGCACACAAGTTTCTTGTGCCCGTAGTTTCTATTTTGACCTAATCTAATCATGGTCATGCCAAATGGATCTGACGTTTATTTCCGTCAATGACAGGGCAAGTTAACGGGCAAGTGCACCCAAATTTTTGCTTCTCAGAGACAAGGGCTGCATCGATGCAAACACTTGTTCTCACATAATCTTGGGGTACTAAATCCAAATctgacttaatttttttctttctatactctctatttttttgcaaatcaagatcttttttgtgtgtgtgtgtaatgcaAAATGATTGAAAAGTGATATTTTGGAATAAAATAGGTACATATATGCCTGGCCAAAATGGCCCAAAAGTAACAGTATGTCTGAAAACAACACCTGTTATGACATGTTTTTGACAACTAGTGTAGATGAAGGAGACCGACGatagggaaaatgtgacagcagtcttttttttccacTCACCCGTGAGTTATTATCCCTGCCCAGACAATCTGGAAGTGCTTAACAGCAAACCCTGCAATGTACTTTAAAGAGGGTTTGAAAGATATAGAAATGATAAAACTGTtacggtggtacctctacttacgaacgtctccacATACATAATTTTCAGATTGACACGCCTCagcaggaaaatattgccttttgttgcgaaagaaatttcaggatacgaaaggcaaaatttACAGTATGTCTTGTACTCGAAGCTCCCAGAGTTGACTGAACAAACaccgctgctctgccattggctattgcctagcattccttgcATCTATTTGGCTAAGAGGgatctctactgtatgtgtatgtgtgtatcccagcgtactcttcattcgccccttcgtgttccgacagctttacatgagtgtattaagttTTATTATTTACgccattcttgtttttttacatcatgCACAACTCTaatgttatgtttattgtgcaataagataattgtaacatgcagttgttacatgttttgattcatttttatgcattataaaaaattgatgtctgaattttgggagaCATGGAAcgtattagggcatttacatcgaAAAGCGTCCCTACTTAGAGGATTTTCAAGTTATGAAaccacttccagaaccaattaatttcgtaagtagaggtaacactgtataTGAACTTATATGGTCAATACTGCATATTCTCTATTTCACAGATATTCCACTTCAGGGCAGGTCTTGAACATACAGTATAGTGCAGTGGTCTCCAAGCCGGTCAtcaaaggcccgctgtgggttgtggtttttgttcctgccaatccagcacagacagttgaaccaatgaggtttctgctaaaacaagcagcacctgactgcaatcaactgattgcacttgtaaaaaaaaaacaaaaaaacaaaaacagattggtgaaaaagtgtagTCATCTTGTTTGAATGGAATGAAATTCTGCACCCACAAGTGGGCAAACTTTGAGGACCGGATTGGAGACCACTGGCATAGTGTATGAGAAGAATGTGCTGAAACACTTCTTCAAATAGACAACTTGATTCATCTAGAAGTctcgtgtgttgtttttttttttttttttttttttttttttttttttgtataggcACTGTTCCCTGTGTGGCCAAAGCTGGTAAAATCCCTCGTTACATCGGGAAGCAGGAGAAGAGGACTGCTTTGAAACCAGTCACTCCCAGTAAGTGCTCGATTTCCCTCAAAACATTAATTCCAGACGAGAATGTGCAAACGTTATCTTTTCCCTTCCCTTTCTCAGACTTCCAAAAACTCCACAAGGCCCATTTTGACAAGATGGAGTCCATTGACGCCTACCTGCAGaggaagaacaacaacaaaaagatggGACCTGTCCAAGAGGGCAAAGTACTGTTCACACCCACACATCTTTTTGTAGGGGGCAATATGTCAATTCAGTGGGGGTTAAGTGACGTTTTTTGTTGTGATGTGACGCAGGTGACAAAGACCAGTCGCGTGGCCTTGTTCTCCCCTGCACCCTACAGGAGAAAAAATGAAGCAGATTCCCAAAACAAGATGGCTGACAAAAGCAAAGAGGCTGTGTTCAATCCCACGGTGCTTTCCACAAGAAGGATCAACGTCAGGTGAGTCTAGatgaaatgaacatttgttcactgCAAATGACTGTCAGATTCAGCACTCAATTATTCTCATCCCTTGCACATTTTTCAGCGCTTTTCTTCAAACAAatttaatgtactgtatttgggaACTAATCAACCAAGTGACTGAAGTGACCCTTTAAGAAATCTAATCAAATTGTAAATGTTAGTGATGGGTCCGTGAGACTTCATGAAGCGTGTCGACACAGTGACACactgtgttgacacagtgtggatactgtgtcattgaatactgacacctgctggacataaaaaatccctacaggcaacccacttgacagactgacactgaattGACGACATagtaaaatcaaatcatttaagtctttgcattcgtattgcattattccatatctttaaattatgtgaacatatattttaatgtgaaaatataagtaataatgaatgggtgaatgaggatgcttgtggactttttattctgataaaattttattcaaaaacctagctttttttaatgtttaaaatttagttggttcctttttatctatttttttaaaacaagcaatttcgcctgctgtggacaacacacactctcatggaaccaacgatgccagcatgcacaagaatttctCAGCCACttgaaagaggtttggataagatatctgcattgcgtgccatgttcggctcagccattcatcgttgcacttttgcacttcatctacagttgcattGCCTCCTTGACTCCCCACTTCGTCATCGAAGTACTACCATAGcccatcagaaaaaaatattgaagtggacaataaataaattatagcttaattaccgatttctaataaattaccaCAAAAGCTACTGTGGGTAGGTAAAGGAATGGCTCTATACCTGTGTTTATCTTGGGATTATCAGAAACTTAATTCTCATGCTTGGCCCAGTAATGCTTCAACATTGAGGAGGTGGCTACTGTTCGTATATGACAGGTTGAAAGTACAAACAAGACATTTCCcctgagaaaagaaaaaaagtgttaacAATAATTCCTAATTACTTGGAGCCGTGCAACACCATCCATTCAGGCCTGGACTCGTACCCGCGTGCATAACTCATCACAGATGAACATCAAGCGCTTTTACCCCTAAGCCAGTTGGTTAAATGCTATTTGACAATCTTGAAGGCACTAAAAGGGGATATTTCCACACACCACAAACGACGGACCCGGGCCTACCTTTCCCACTAATAAACTAAAAGAGTTAccttaaaattaattgtattttgaatggaagCTGACTAGTGAGTTTTCCCTGTGTTTCATTTCCATTTCCACAGCATGTAGACAACGAGGAAGTAACCGTgagatgtggattgtttcagcagctccatcgcgttgacagacgcgcttccttttgaaccagtttgccgcgtcatgactgtgtcgacacagttcaatgagttcatgcatcggtcacgtgattttcttgTAGCAATACGCGCACCGACGCAGGGTTTGCTCCATGAGCTCGGCACGCGCCGGCGCATTATTGTCACTGGACCCATCACTAGTAAATGTTTACAAATATATGCTGTTGTTACAAAGTCTGCCACGATTCCATTCAAGGGCCTTGGATTGATTTAACACAATCTGTACACATTCATCACTATTTGTTACAATACGTTTCACCGAAAGCAGTAAAAAACAGaacaattttgatgttttttgcACTTTGGTTGCTAAAACATTTGAATGCAAAGCtgcatatctaaaaaaaaaaaaaaaaaaatgactgtttattaatattttgcatttcatttgagCTGACTGGCTGATTTCTTAACCTATAAGAATCACACAACACTCGCTTCACTCAGGGTGTATTCAGAAGTGTAATACTAGCTCCACTGTGGATGTGCAAGAGATTGAAACTTGAGTAATCACCCAGCCTTACCAggacatttctttttttgttttgccctATACAATGTTTTTACCCTACCATGTAGGTTCTCTGAGGCGATGCCAGACAACGAATACAAGAGGTCGCTCGTGAAGACACCCGCACGCATGTCGCAGGCTCTAGCCACGAGCACGCCCAATAAGCCTGCGGCTGAGGGAAGGAAATCTGCATTATCGACCACCACACCTTCAGGTGTGTTCATGAAACTTTTGTCACTTGTAaattaaaaactagggctgtcaaacgattaaaatttttaatcgagttaattacagcttaaaaattaattaatcgcaattcgaaccatgtataaaatatgccatatttttctgtaaattattgttggaatggaaagataagacacaagacagatatatacattcaacatacggtacataagtactgtatttgtttattataacaataaatcaacaagatggcattattaacattctcttaaagcaatccatggatagaaagacttgtagtgcttaaaagataaatgttagtacaagttatagaaattttatattaaaaccccctcttaacgttttcgttttattaaaatttgtaaaattttcaatcaaaaaataaactagtagctcgccattgttgtcaataattacaccatgctcactcatggtactaacccataaaatcagttggacccaagcgccagcagagggcgccaaacaccaaaaaacaagtaacaagcggacattacattgtactgtcattttaatctgtctgagcggagcatgtgcgttaattgcgtcaaatattttaacgtgattaatttttaaaaaaaattaccgtccgttaacgcgataattttgacagccctattaaaaacACAATTCTATTGTCCACATAAGTCCCAACTGTTCTGACAAAGGAATGTGAAAGTTGCATGAATAAATCCAGAAAACTGATTTCCTTACTTTTAGTCACCAAAACTGGCTAATTTAGTTAAACTATATCATTAAACCCATGGTTGTTTGTTGTCAAAGATTTACATTAAATTATCTTCTCAGATTTGTTCACATTTTCACTGGTGGTGTCCTGATTCAATACTCTCTATTGGTGCCAGATACAGCTATTTTTGGAGTATCTGATTTGGTCACGAAATGGGATCTGATAGTAACGTGTTTACAGTACTATCGCGATTTCCGGCTGGCGTAAATCAAACTACTGGGCAAACATGTATGCTGAGATATGATTTTTCATTGGCTGGTTGCATTTTTTGCATTATATTTACTGGTCTAAAAATATGTTCTGCTGATACCAATACccatatcttgaaaaaaaaataatcagcatTCAGACATAATTTACAGCATGGCCCTCAGTCAAAGCAGTTGCGACGTTATTTTTAGTCGACAGCAGAGGGCAGTGTTGGTCAAAAAGACAACTCCTGTgataaatgaaaattgaaaaatgtatgtttttttattgcacCAACACTATCAATCATATTAATGAACAAGTATTTTGATCTTAGTTCATTTAAAGGGTCACCAAAAGCTTTTTCCAAACTTTGATAGATACGTACTTTTCTACTCACTCCATGCCTGCTCCCAAAATTACTTTCCTCAGGTTTCCAACAGTTCACCTATGCAATAGTAGTGTGGATGAATTATTTTGTGCGCTTCATTAGGGCTTAACCTAACAGCTGACTTTGTTTCCTCATCCACAAAGCAGCATTTGTCTTCACCGGCAACACAAGTGTCACACCGGGAACGCAGAAGAAAGCAGTTTTCGACCTGAAGGCCAGCCTGGCCCGCCCGCTCAGCTACAAGCCTCATACGGGTAAGACCAGGTTTGCCTTTCATGACGCTACTGCTGTATATTAACCACATCTGACTGTGTCGATTTGCACTGGTAGGCAAGCTGAAGCCGTTGGGTGACGACAAAGACAAAAAAGCCATCAACAGTGCTTTGCTTATTGAATCGCGAAAGAAAAACTACAAACAGCACAGAGTACAGACCAGGTTAGTATTAACGTTTGCCTAGTCTTAATTTCCCTTATGTTCTAGGGCAGGGGGCAGCAACCTTAGATTGTCAAAGAGCCATTTTGACCACCCTTTGACATCTAACATTTAATGAACCGCAACAgagaacacattttatttatatatgttttttgccTAATGTAGGGGACTAATAGTCTAGGTTTGGCATATTTTGAGGgactttttcatttatttttttgcattagaACAGccccatcattttaaaaattagaattactttacatttgaaaaaaatgtacaggGAATTTGGACTGATTAATCAAAATTCTAATATAATACTAATTTATAGAGATGTCCagatccgatcatgtgatcggaaattgggccgatAACGCTATTTTTTCCCCAGAGTATCgggatcatttttatttttaaaaaacatgtttgtttttctgcttcatgctcgtaaagCCTCTCAG from Corythoichthys intestinalis isolate RoL2023-P3 chromosome 15, ASM3026506v1, whole genome shotgun sequence includes these protein-coding regions:
- the nusap1 gene encoding nucleolar and spindle-associated protein 1 isoform X2, which codes for MDLDSLKYADLRSLAKQLGLKGNMKAPKLLNAIKKHYEQQKDSEKEKVEEIETNITTEMQAEDSSKVSATPVFVNTRRGKVKNKSKRSESDVKWDDEVVSEMVPLVHTHKKRRVSPRSKTEKKEDNEPLVKSSNKDEAGTVPCVAKAGKIPRYIGKQEKRTALKPVTPNFQKLHKAHFDKMESIDAYLQRKNNNKKMGPVQEGKVTKTSRVALFSPAPYRRKNEADSQNKMADKSKEAVFNPTVLSTRRINVRFSEAMPDNEYKRSLVKTPARMSQALATSTPNKPAAEGRKSALSTTTPSAFVFTGNTSVTPGTQKKAVFDLKASLARPLSYKPHTGKLKPLGDDKDKKAINSALLIESRKKNYKQHRVQTREERLLKQAEERQAKKSNLLFARRGLVMN
- the nusap1 gene encoding nucleolar and spindle-associated protein 1 isoform X1; protein product: MDLDSLKYADLRSLAKQLGLKGNMKAPKLLNAIKKHYEQQKDSEKEKVEEIETNITTEMQAEDSSKVSATPVFVNTRRGKVKNKSKRSESDVKWDDEVVSEMVPLVHTHKKRRVSPRSKTEKKEDNEPLVKSSNKDEAGTVPCVAKAGKIPRYIGKQEKRTALKPVTPNFQKLHKAHFDKMESIDAYLQRKNNNKKMGPVQEGKVTKTSRVALFSPAPYRRKNEADSQNKMADKSKEAVFNPTVLSTRRINVRFSEAMPDNEYKRSLVKTPARMSQALATSTPNKPAAEGRKSALSTTTPSAAFVFTGNTSVTPGTQKKAVFDLKASLARPLSYKPHTGKLKPLGDDKDKKAINSALLIESRKKNYKQHRVQTREERLLKQAEERQAKKSNLLFARRGLVMN